The following proteins are co-located in the Lacticaseibacillus paracasei subsp. paracasei genome:
- a CDS encoding lactate oxidase — translation MTVVNGYEQSDAEKKLNILNLPSLADEAKKIIPTGGYGYIVGGSEDEWTLAENTKAFNHAQIVPKALSNIDSPDLSTNFLGIDLKTPIMMAPTAAQGLAHSQGEKDTARGVAAVGGLMAQSTYSSTSIADTAAAGNGAPQLFQLYMSKDWDFNKSLLDEAKKAGVKGIILTVDATVDGYREEDIINNFQFPIPMPNLEKYSAGDGKGKGIGEIYASAAQKISEDDVRRIAEYTDLPVIVKGVQSPEDALRAIGAGAAAIYVSNHGGRQLNGGPASFDVLPAIAKAVNKRVPIIFDSGVRRGSHAFKALAAGADLVAFGRPVIYGLALGGAEGVQSVFEQIDHELEIIMQLAGTKTIADVKHAPLTHFNYAD, via the coding sequence ATGACAGTTGTTAATGGTTACGAACAAAGCGATGCAGAAAAGAAATTGAACATTTTGAACTTGCCGTCATTGGCAGATGAAGCAAAGAAGATTATTCCTACTGGCGGTTATGGTTATATCGTCGGGGGTTCTGAAGATGAGTGGACCTTGGCCGAAAACACAAAGGCGTTTAATCACGCTCAGATTGTTCCTAAGGCATTGTCCAACATTGATTCTCCAGATCTGTCCACCAACTTCTTGGGCATTGATCTCAAGACGCCAATTATGATGGCACCGACTGCTGCGCAAGGTTTGGCTCATAGCCAAGGCGAAAAAGATACTGCGCGGGGCGTTGCAGCTGTTGGCGGGTTGATGGCTCAGAGTACCTACAGCTCAACATCCATCGCTGATACAGCCGCGGCCGGCAATGGCGCACCGCAGTTGTTCCAACTGTACATGAGTAAGGATTGGGACTTCAACAAGAGCTTGCTCGATGAGGCTAAGAAGGCCGGTGTGAAGGGCATCATTTTGACGGTTGATGCCACTGTTGATGGTTATCGTGAAGAAGATATCATTAACAACTTCCAGTTCCCAATTCCAATGCCGAACTTGGAAAAGTATTCAGCCGGTGACGGTAAAGGCAAAGGAATTGGCGAGATTTATGCCTCTGCTGCTCAAAAGATCAGTGAAGACGATGTTCGTCGAATTGCCGAATACACCGATCTGCCAGTCATCGTCAAAGGGGTTCAGTCTCCTGAAGATGCTTTGCGCGCAATTGGTGCCGGTGCAGCCGCGATTTATGTTTCCAACCATGGCGGCCGTCAGTTGAACGGTGGTCCGGCATCCTTCGACGTTTTGCCAGCGATCGCAAAGGCAGTTAACAAGCGCGTTCCAATCATCTTTGATTCTGGTGTTCGGCGCGGCAGTCACGCCTTCAAAGCGTTAGCAGCCGGTGCTGATCTAGTTGCCTTTGGCCGGCCAGTGATCTATGGCTTGGCTTTGGGTGGTGCAGAAGGTGTTCAAAGCGTGTTCGAGCAGATTGATCACGAACTTGAAATCATCATGCAACTTGCTGGCACTAAGACGATTGCTGATGTGAAGCACGCACCATTAACACACTTCAACTATGCTGACTAA
- a CDS encoding chromosome partitioning protein ParB, with the protein MTTYDVTFNTVDGKSLIKRNVESDHENARVWEDAVERFDADHLYIKMNDKTMVSLLRRAVVRIDMTELPSDVEKKANRRDEFRNAMYTLSQIGL; encoded by the coding sequence ATGACAACATATGATGTCACATTCAACACCGTCGATGGCAAGTCGCTGATTAAGCGCAACGTGGAAAGCGACCACGAAAACGCCCGGGTCTGGGAGGACGCGGTTGAGCGATTTGACGCCGATCACCTCTACATCAAAATGAACGACAAGACAATGGTCAGCCTTTTGCGGCGCGCCGTTGTTCGTATCGACATGACTGAATTACCTAGTGATGTCGAAAAAAAGGCTAATCGCCGAGATGAATTTCGTAATGCTATGTACACATTAAGTCAAATCGGGCTGTGA
- a CDS encoding CsbD family protein, which produces MTDYDAAKDKVSGKVKETAGKLTGDESTEAKGKAQQIAGDVKEKLGEAKDKVAEKFNDVVDKTKKKED; this is translated from the coding sequence ATGACAGATTATGATGCAGCAAAAGACAAGGTTAGCGGCAAGGTTAAAGAAACCGCTGGTAAATTAACTGGTGATGAATCAACCGAAGCTAAGGGTAAGGCCCAACAGATTGCTGGCGACGTGAAAGAAAAACTTGGCGAAGCAAAAGATAAAGTAGCCGAGAAGTTCAATGACGTTGTAGATAAGACTAAGAAAAAAGAGGACTAA